Genomic segment of Delphinus delphis chromosome 12, mDelDel1.2, whole genome shotgun sequence:
AGAAAGCCGTCACAGATCTGAGTCTTCCCCTGCAAAGAAAGGAGGGCCGGAAGGGGACTGGAAGTGAAGCACAGAAGGAAAGAGGCGGAAGAGGGCCATTCTCTTATTGGCCTGGTACTTCCCAGTTGTTGCTGTCAGTCAGATCCCACTGGTCATTCAAACATTCATTAGAACAtttccactgtgtgccaggcagatCCGGAGTCTCCAGGCGGGGGGACGCGCGAGGGTGAAAAGCCGGTGACTGTTCCCCAAGGATCGTGGGATCAGACCCGGGCAACCTAATGCGCCTCGGAAcgggtgtgtgtctgtctccgAGGGAGCGCGCTGCCCGGACGCACCCCACTTCTCGTGTCCTCTCTGCCTGTGCATCCGGCCGGTTAGTGCTGGGGGTGGTGAGCAGGGAGGAACCTGCGGGCCCTCCCGGCGCCCTTTCGCTGCTCCGTTAGAGGCCTTCGGGAAACCGAGCATCGACCCACAGACTCGGACTCTGGGACCTGCCGCGTGGGGGCGCTCGCGGGCAGACCCGGCCGAAGGCAGGGCCGCAGTGGCCAGGTCCTCCGCGCCTCCGCGGAAAAAACCCGGCGGCGGACTTCGGCCGCTTCCTGACCCCAAAGCCGAGAACCTGGCCCCCTCACCCGGATGCCCGATCCCCCAAGCCCGCGCCCGCGCCCCCCAGTCCCCAACCCCTTCCCAGGCAAAGGGGCCCGGCGTCCCCTGCCAGCCCCGGAGGGAGCGCGGGGCGGGTACGAAGGGCTCCAGGACCGAGCCGTGACCGCGGGCGGGGACGCAAGGCCGCGAGCCGGGACGGGCGTCGTAGGCAAGCGGGCAGCGCCCGGGACCTGGGGACCCGTCTCAAGTCTTGTTCGGCCCTGGCGCCGTCCCGGGCCTATTCCCGGGTTTGCCAGCCTCCAGACCGACCCCAAGCCCTACGTTCTCGCTCTTTTCGTTTAGAACCAGATCCTCTGTGAGCCTGCGGCCTCCAAACCGTTTGCTCCTGAGGGCGGCCCAGGCCGCCGCATGGGTCCGGGGCAAAAGGCCCGCAGGGCGGAGGGGCAGCGGCTGCCCCCGCTGGACGCTGCTGCTCCGGCCCTTGGGGGCCCGGGACCGTGCCAGCCACGTGCGGCGCAGGCGATGCACCGTTTCGCTCTGTTTCACGAGGGCGGCCACCCGGAGCCCAGTTCCCTGTATCCCCGGGCGCCACCGGAACCGTCTTCAAAAACGGAGAATTGCTTCGAGCGGAATTCCCGCGCCCTGACCTGCCCCAAAAGTCGGCCAACACAGAAAACCGTGCGGTGCGGGGGGTCGAAAATGCCAGGGGGCAggcggggcggcggggcggcGGCGGGAGCCCCGCTTTCACCGAAACGCGAGCGAGGCCCAAGCGGGAGGCCGGGTGGGAGTGAGTGTGGGGGGAACAGGGCTCTGCGGCCGCGGTCGCAGAGGGGAAGCgccctgcttccccacccccGGGCCGGGACACCCCAGAGATGCAGAACGGCGGGGAGGGCTTGAGGCGGGCGGCGCCAGGGCCGGAGTCTGCCCAGGGGATTTCTGCAATCTTTATAGgctggaaaaataaagattaaagaaaagaaagggtctggtTCTCTGGTTTGGCACCGAACCCCGCCCCCTTCTCTGCTGGCGTTGGAAATAGCCAGCTAGCAGCTCCTTTTCCTTAACAACCCCTTCTTTACGAAAAGCCCCAAACCAAAGTCAGGGGAGCCCTTGCGAGGTTGGTTCCgctgttttctccctttctccgaAAGTCCCGGGAGTGGGCCACGTGCTGCCCCTGGGATGGGCAATGGGTACCATCTGCGGGGGCCCAGCCTCAGACTGTCCCTGACCAAGAGTCGGGGCAAAGGCACTGGGTCAGCCCACTGGGTCAGTGGGCTCGTTAAAGCTCACCCATCCACCCCTGCTGCTGTCTTCCAGAAAGTCTATCCCAAAGGACTCCAGGCCCACTTTGGAGATGAAAGGAGACGTTTCAATAAAGCCCACATTTCCACAGGTCTACAAAGTTTTCTCCTCCCCAGCCATGGAGCTTCCAGTTGTGCAGGCCTTTCAAGTGTGTCTTAGGGGAGGAATAGATTGCATAGTCCACAGATTCCTTGGATTGGGGTGGGGTAGACCCACCGTGTCTGGCACCCTCAGGCCTCTCCAGCAGCTGCTCTGAGCACTGGAACCTGGGGCTGAGATTGCCTTAGGGTCAGGCTGGCATCTATCAAATCCTGGAGGACCCGAATGCCTGCCAAGTACTCTGTCCTGTGGCAAAGGCTGTCAGGGAGGGGGCTaggcagggagggggctgcagagTGTAAAGAGACCCTAGCTGAGCTCCTAGCCTTTTTTAGGGCAGGCGCTCAGCTGCCTCTGCTGGCAAAAGGTTCTAGCCCAGACCTGCTAAAACTGGTTTCCTACAGATATGGGGGAAGGGCAGAACTAGTGGCATATGGACACACACCCATGCATTGAGTAATGATGTTACAGGGTTTTGCGCTCACTCTTTTCACATGGCACACACTATATTATCCAAGATGGCAGGTACCGCGTGTGCTCTCCTGGCAGGTCTGACCCTTGGGCTCAGCACCCAGAGGCCACAAAGAGAGCAACACTAGCAGGGACAGTGAGTCTGAAGCTCCAGAAAATCTGCCTTAGCTGAACATGGGCAGGACCCAGGCCCGAAGGAAGTTCAATCTTGACGCTCCAAGGGTCCAGGGAGGGGCATATTCCCAGCGGAAGCTGGGGCTGAGGTTGCAGTTTCCCCACTTTTTCCAGGTTAGTATTCTTAGACTCATTCCGGCAACAGGGACCTGAAAGATCACGCAGGCTTCATCTAATAGAGAGAATGAGGTGGAGACCATAAACTGGCCCAAAGTCTCACACCAGGAAGTTACTGACCAGTCCCACTCACCTGCACCAGACTAGGGTGCTCCCCAACAGTTACGACTTGATCTTGCCAAGATGTAAGACCGCCATGGCCAGAGGTGGGACCTGCCTGCCAGTCATTAACCACGTGGCTGAGGAAGAGGTCTTGGAAAGAGTAGGTTGCCCTTTCTTGGGACGAGTAAGGTGGGCTCTGAACCTCACTGCAGCCAAGGGTAAGTACTTCCTCATGTCTTCCAGAGTCCTCTAAGCCCGACTCTGGGGCAAACCCTGTGTGGCAGCACACGGGACTCTGGATAAAGTGGCCTGGACACAGCAGGGCTCCTCTCAGCAGACTGATGCAGGCTCTGAGCATGCCACCTGAGATTCTGCAGGGAGCTGTCCCTGCCACTGGCTTGGAACATACTTTGATAACCCTGTGGTCTCCATACATCTGGACAGGCCCCCAGAGGCAAAAGTCTTAGGGAGTATCACAGGGTTCCACTCTTTCATGACTGCAAGTCCCCCACAGGACGTCTAGAATGCTAGAGCAGGGGGGAAACTTTGGGAAATGTTACTAAGGGTTAGAGGAACAAGTAGGAGACTTGCTCAAAAACACCAAGCAAAGTCACAGCTTGAACCCAGGGTTCTGGACCTGCATTCCAGTGCTCCTAGCACAAACTTCTGAGTAAATTTAAAGGGGTAGGAACCAAGAAATGTGGCCTAGACGCAGATTACACAGTCCTAAGCTGAAGGCAGAGCCGGGGCTCTGTTTTGGCTTGAGTCCTGGCACTGGGAGCCAGCGAGGCTCCAGCCTGCAACAGCTCAGAGCCAAGACGGGAAACGGAGGTGGGAAAGACCAGTCGGGGAAGGAGCTAACCCCGGGGCTTTTCAAAACCGTAGAAACAGCCGCAACACCCCCTCTTCCACTCCAGCCCTCCCACCTACTCGCCTGCCCTTCTCCCAGAGAACCAGCGCCACGTGTTTACACACGCGCCGtgacaaagaagcaaaaaatAGGCTCCCCTTTTTAAGCCCCTCATTCCGGAGCTCAGCGACCCGGTTCTCATGTTGGAATTGGCCAGAGCCGAGTCCAAGCTGACAGGCCAGAAGGTGGTGGATCTTGCCTCCCCGACCACCCACAGGAGAAGGGCCAAGACCATCCCAGATTCCCTGCCCTCGCATCCCTATGGGCAGACCACCGGCGCTGCCCACCGGAGTCAACTTCCGTGGAGGCCACACGGAAGTGCCGGGAGCTTCTCGGGCCGTGGGACCCGTGGGGTTAAGTCTGAGTCCCCGCCCAGCGAAGAGCCAAGAGAGCTCAGCCGGGCGGTACCGGCCGCGGGGCAGCCGGCCCggtgaagagaaggaggaaaggcgGGATCCTCCAAGAAGTAGATTCTCAAGCGTCCGCCCGTAGCCACTGCCAACTTTTCCTCAGTTCTCTCttgctccctccccctctccctcgcGGACCTCGCGGGTCCCGAACCcctagggtgggggtggggtactgTCAGCAGGAAAAGCCACATCTTTAAGGGGCGCCCTAGCGCGTCCAAACTCTCCCACCCCACTGGTCAGCTCCTGGGCAGAATCCACCCGGCAAACAGCAGCCCCGGGAGCGGCGTGACGACCCGGGGGACAGCCGGCGCGGCCTTGCGAAAAGCTGGGCAAAGTTTCTTCCCCCTCGtggctccctccaccccactccctccccttcttcccggCACCCCCTTAACGTCCTCCgccttctcttctcctctcttccctccccacctcggTCCTCCCCTTTTCTTCAGTGCGCGTCTCCactccgccccccccccgcctcccggGTCCAGCTCCTCCCTTGCTCTTTGGGCGTCCGCCCCGTCAATCACCGCCGCCGCTGGCCTCTGCCCGGCCCTCTCCGCCTCCCAGGCTCTTGGAGCGCCTCCGGCTCCCGTCTCGGGCTGCCCTACGCTTTGCACGGAGCCCGGCGATCTGTCAACGGAGCAGGCCGGGGGGAGCCGCCAGGCCCGCCGGGCTCGGGTTACCAGTGACTGACAGCGTCTCCATGGCGAATAATTTGACTCCGACTATTGTCTGGCGCGGGCAGGCCCCGGGTCAGATAACCAGACCAATCAGGGCGCGGGCCGCCGCGCCTCATGCCCGCTtagaataatattattaaaaaagcAGCGAGCGAGCTAGACGGGAGGGAGAGCTAGCGAGAAGCGAACGAGGGAGCGGCTGGCGGGCGGGAGGGCGCGGAGCATGCGGAGCGGCGCCCCGGGCGGCCCCCGGGCTTGGACGAGGACTCAGGAGAAGTGCGCGGGCGGCGGGGGCGCGGAGCGGCGCGGGACCCGCGGCCGGCTCGGGGACGTCCTGCAGTGACTCGGAGTTCTCCGGGAGCCAGCGCCAGGCCGGGCCCCCCCCCGCCCGCCTCTTGGCCCGGACGGTCCGGCGGGGAGGCGCCCATGCCGGACCGCGCGGCGCGCTGAGGGCGCGCGCGGGCGGGCGCAACCGGCACCATGTCTATGCTACCCACCTTCGGCTTCACGCAGGAGCAAGTGGCGTGCGTGTGCGAGGTGCTGCAACAGGGCGGCAACATCGAGCGACTGGGCCGCTTCCTGTGGTCTCTGCCCGCCTGCGAGCACCTCCACAAGAATGAAAGCGTGCTCAAGGCCAAGGCGGTGGTGGCCTTCCACCGCGGCAACTTCCGCGAGCTCTACAAGATCCTGGAGAGCCATCAGTTCTCGCCGCACAACCACGCCAAGctgcagcagctgtggctcaaggCGCACTATATCGAGGCGGAGAAGCTGCGCGGCCGGCCCCTGGGCGCTGTGGGCAAGTACCGAGTGCGCCGCAAGTTTCCCCTGCCGCGCTCCATCTGGGACGGCGAGGAGACCAGCTACTGCTTCAAGGAAAAGAGTCGAAGCGTGCTGCGCGAGTGGTACGCTCACAACCCCTACCCCTCACCCCGCGAGAAGCGCGAGCTGGCGGAAGCCACGGGCCTCACCACCACGCAGGTCAGCAACTGGTTCAAGAACCGGCGGCAGCGCGACCGGGCGGCCGAGGCCAAGGAAAGGTACGAGTAAGTAGAACTTCGGCGCCAGCTACCCCGGGCTCGAGGGAGGGGGTCCCAGGGCGTCCACTCAGCCACTGAAAAGGCTTGAACTGGGCCCGCTCGTCCCAGCAAGGGCCCTGCTGCAGCCTGGTCTGACCCGGACGGCGCTTGCCGGCGACCAAGTGATCCGAAATTTGTCTAAAGCGGGCAGAGCAATCGGGAAGTTGTCAACTAACTCCCTGGTCGCTTGTGAGCAAAAGTGGAGAAGCAGCGACCTTCGGGACAAAGGCAAGACGGTAGGCCTGGATTCCAGGCACGGGGCGCACAGCGGGCAAGGCCTGTTAGTCCTCCGAAGGTCGGAGGACACAGGGTTTTGGCGAGGACTATGGGGGGGCGCGGTGCGGGGTGCGGGGTTTAGACTGCCTGTGAGAATTCACCAGCACTTCCCAGGGCTTCCCGTCTGCCTCACTCAGCTACAGACCGTGTGATTTGGGGTCAGTACTGGGATTGGAACTTTCCTGGTACGACGTGGATGTGGAGCGGCCTGGAAGAATTTTCCTTGTCTGGATAGGAGGGTTGATAGGGAAAGTCTTATCGCGCATTGAAGGGACCAAGAGGTGAAAGGCTTGGGGAGGAAGTGTCAGCTctaggagagaagagaaacacaTGTCCCTTTTTCTGCCTCGTTGGACCCAGCAGTCCTTCCCTGGCCTGCCAAGCCCTTAGCTCCTCTCTGCTCAGGCTCTACCCTCTTTGGCAGGTAGGTCGGTATGTCTGGGGTGAGCTGAGAGCAGCAGAAAGGCTGGGAGTTGCTTGTCCTCAGGGAAACCGGGACTTGCTGAACTAGCCTTGCAGTTGACCATGAGGCCGTTGTGGCTTTGGCCCCTCAGAACCCCAAATCTGGAGGGGGAGAAGCTGACTGTGGGAACAGAATCAGCCTGAGTGTAAGAGCAGAACGAGACACCCGGGGTCTGTGGTACGGGGTGTGTGCAGCCCGGAGTGAATGGCCAGGGTCAGAGTACGGGTGCTGAACAGTGGAATCAGCGGTGGGactcgggggggcgggggggggtggctTCAAGCTGACCTTGGTCTCTAAGACCATGAGGTTGGAGCATCCACAGTTGTAAGGATTCAGCTGCCAGCCCTGTGGGAAGTTCCCttccaggaaaacagaaagaaaaggccCTGGGGAGCCAGTAAAGAGAGAATCTACCCAAGAATTCAAACCTCCAAATCTGGGCAGGGGCTGTCCGACGGTCAGAGACAGGGCAGGAGGTGGGTTCTCCCTGCTGaggtccccctccccccagaatACAATGCATCCAGAGTCCTGAAGAACTAAGTTCTCAGGTCAGGCCCCAGGTGAGGGCTGAAGAGTCCCTCAGTTTCTGGTATGGTGAAAAAGTCTAGGCCAGAATTAGCAATCCCCTTCACTCTAACTTCTCTCTTCTCCCAGAAGctgccccccacaccccagcTTCAGGCCCCCAGCTGAAGTttctgctgtgccaccagggaaagggAGTCCTGCATCCTTAGGGCCTCGTTCCTAGGCCAAGCAAGGAAAACCCTAACAAGGCCTGCCAGTTTGGAACTAGAGGGAAAAGACCCTTAGCTCCAGGAACCTGGCCCTCAGACCGGGTTTTCCCTCAAgcagagaaaagcaaagggagATGAGGACCTGTGATATCCCCAACCTCAAGTGGACCCTCAGCCTAGAATCTAGGGTCCCTGACTCTCCTGGACCCACTTCTCCGCAACAAACGCTGGCTTGAGTAGCCAAGAGTGATCTGAAAACCCAGgcaccttctcttcctccctgtcCCTGTTCCCTACAACTCCAATGAAccctgctcccctgcccctcTGCTCTGGAAAAGAAAAGTCAGCCACTCAGTGGGGGTAGGCAGGGAGGGCAGAACAC
This window contains:
- the SIX2 gene encoding homeobox protein SIX2 isoform X2, giving the protein MSMLPTFGFTQEQVACVCEVLQQGGNIERLGRFLWSLPACEHLHKNESVLKAKAVVAFHRGNFRELYKILESHQFSPHNHAKLQQLWLKAHYIEAEKLRGRPLGAVGKYRVRRKFPLPRSIWDGEETSYCFKEKSRSVLREWYAHNPYPSPREKRELAEATGLTTTQVSNWFKNRRQRDRAAEAKERENSENSNSNSHNPLAASLNGSGKSVLGSSEDEKTPSGTPDHSSSSPALLLSPPPPPGLPSLHSLGHPPGPSAVPVPVPGGGGSDPLQHHHGLQDSILNPMSANLVDLGS
- the SIX2 gene encoding homeobox protein SIX2 isoform X1, with the translated sequence MSMLPTFGFTQEQVACVCEVLQQGGNIERLGRFLWSLPACEHLHKNESVLKAKAVVAFHRGNFRELYKILESHQFSPHNHAKLQQLWLKAHYIEAEKLRGRPLGAVGKYRVRRKFPLPRSIWDGEETSYCFKEKSRSVLREWYAHNPYPSPREKRELAEATGLTTTQVSNWFKNRRQRDRAAEAKERYEENSENSNSNSHNPLAASLNGSGKSVLGSSEDEKTPSGTPDHSSSSPALLLSPPPPPGLPSLHSLGHPPGPSAVPVPVPGGGGSDPLQHHHGLQDSILNPMSANLVDLGS